CATGGCGAGGGAAAAGTCATACAGCGTGACCGCGCGCAGCTGGCTGAGCAGCGTTGGCGAACTGCGCAGGTGCGCAATCGCCAAAACAAGGCATATCGCTATCAACCATCCGCTCGGATGTCGCGCAATTGTCGCGAGACGTGCTAGCCAGTTCATGTTGAGATTTAACCCCACCTTGGTACGCTGATCGCGTCCGGTCTGTGTTCGCACGGTCTATAGAGTATCGCCGTGTGCCCCGGTCGTCTGTTTACAATTCAGCAATATTAACCATCAAAGCCCCGCGCCTATACTCCAATCGAATCCGCTTGGCGAGCCCCGCTATGTGGTCCGGAATCAAGGAGAAAATGGGGCTGGACCCTGCCCCAAAAAGTGCACATTTCCGGAATGTTTACACGCAAGACGGACGCCAATTGAAAAGCGCTTCAAAAAGCGTGGCCGTAAAGCTCTGTTCCAGATCAGCTTTTTCCATGCGCCGTCCAGCAAGTGACTCACCCGAAAATACTTGCAATTGTAACTGTCATCTTGGAACGCTGGTAGAAACGACACGTGTAACAATGGCGGCACACAGCGCCGAGACTGCGCCAGATGACCACAGGGGCTCAGCGAATGCGCTTGCAACTTGTCACGCGATCTGAGGACATTTCGATCTAAAGTGTTAATCCGCCATCGACGAAAAGAGTCTGCCCGCACACGTATGAGGCGAGTGGGGAGGCGAGGAACAAAACCCCACCGGCAATTTCTTCCGGTTCTCCGGTTCGTCTCAATGGTATTGAGCGCAGGGCGCCTTTCAGGCGATCAGGATGCTCTGTCGTCACTTTCGTCAGTTTCGTATCGACCAGGCCTGGCGCGACGCCGTTCACGCGAATCCCATCTCGCGCATACGCTTGTCCAAGCGTCTTGGTGAGACTGATTGCGCCAGCTTTTGAAGCGGCATAAGCCGGATTGCCGACATTCGCCTTGGTCCCGGACACTGAACTGATGATGATGATCGATCCCTGTGTCTCGGAAAGCGCCGCGCGGAACTTTTCCGAACAATGGATGAGACTATCCAGATTGACCGCCATGACCCGGTCCCAGCCGTCCTGTTCAAACTCGGCCTTTTTGTAAGCCACGATGCCCTGCGACAGGACCAACACATCCAGCCCGTCAAATGGCGCAGGCGCCGCGAAGATCGCATCCGGCGCGCCAACATCCACTTGAGCGTATTCGAGACCCGCCAGGTCCGATCCGTCTGCAGCCGAATAGTCAGACGCTGAGGCACGCGTGCCCCAGACCGCGACTTTCGCACCACGCGCCAGGAACGATCGGGCAATCCCGTTACCGATCCCGCTTGATCCGCCGACGACGAGGACGCGTTTTCCGGTAAAGTCTGTGTCTGACATATGCGCAGCTCCTGAATGAGAATGTCTGCCTGAATAAGAGCCGCCCCGGGTTTAGGGTCAATGCTGACCGTGCGGGAGATCAGGTGCGCCCTTGCATGGCTTCGATCTCCTGCTCCGCACGCGCAACCGTCTT
This DNA window, taken from Hyphomonas sp. Mor2, encodes the following:
- a CDS encoding SDR family oxidoreductase; its protein translation is MSDTDFTGKRVLVVGGSSGIGNGIARSFLARGAKVAVWGTRASASDYSAADGSDLAGLEYAQVDVGAPDAIFAAPAPFDGLDVLVLSQGIVAYKKAEFEQDGWDRVMAVNLDSLIHCSEKFRAALSETQGSIIIISSVSGTKANVGNPAYAASKAGAISLTKTLGQAYARDGIRVNGVAPGLVDTKLTKVTTEHPDRLKGALRSIPLRRTGEPEEIAGGVLFLASPLASYVCGQTLFVDGGLTL